The Pyrenophora tritici-repentis strain M4 chromosome 2, whole genome shotgun sequence genome window below encodes:
- a CDS encoding membrane protein, translating into MHGDHEHKYATNDAHLGATTARDAETLSAGSTARNESTTRMMDSQNALEKDFIQGNGNGYNGHGHLDASVDSGTALHQIRTAGSISISPELFEKLYLSPQNQVKGELRKTFGNPTPIALIGFILSLHPLSMTLMGWRGAGGSGSASIGWYYFAGGLLMILGGIGEWILGNTFPFVVFASFGAFWLGFAATLQPFYNAYGAYAQPGVENSTGLESRGFNVGIAYFLIMMGILCFIYLICSIRTNLIFFLIFFTLVPAFMLLAGSYFKVATGDANLAKKLAEAAGAFCFVACLCGWYIFFAIMLASVDFPLDLPLVDLSSIIKGASEKRKINHVE; encoded by the exons ATGCACGGAGATCACGAGCATAAGTACGCGACCAACGACGCACACCTCGGCGCGACTACAGCAAGAGACGCAGAGACTCTATCAGCCGGCTCGACAGCAAGAAACGAGTCAACTACGAGAATGATGGACAGCCAGAATGCTTTGGAGAAGGACTTCATACAAGGAAATG GGAATGGCTACAACGGACATGGGCACCTCGATGCCTCGGTAGACTCTGGTACTGCGCTCCATCAGATTCGAACAGCAGGAAGCATCTCTATTTCGCCCGAGCTCTTCGAGAAATTATACCTATCGCCCCAAAACCAGGTGAAAGGCGAGCTGCGTAAGACTTTTGGTAACCCGACTCCGAT TGCGCTTATCGGCTTCATACTCTCACTCCATCCATTGAGCATGACACTTATGGGATGGCGAGGCGCTGGAGGTAGTGGTTCAGCAAGTATCGGCTGGTATTACTTCGCAGGTGGTTTACTCATGATACTCGGAGGTATTGGTGAA TGGATTCTTGGAAACACATTCCCCTTTGTTGTCTTCGCCTCCTTCGGCGCCTTCTGGCTTGGTTTTGCCGCAACTCTTCAGCCTTTCTACAACGCATACGGCGCATACGCACAGCCAGGTGTGGAAAACAGCACGGGTCTTGAGTCTCGGGGCTTCAACGTTGGTATTG CATACTTCCTGATCATGATGGGCATTCTATGCTTCATCTACCTAATCTGCTCCATCCGTACCAACCTGatcttcttcctcatcttcttcacTCTCGTGCCCGCTTTCATGCTCCTCGCCGGTAGCTACTTCAAGGTCGCCACGGGTGACGCGAATCTGGCCAAGAAGCTTGCTGAAGCTGCTGGTGCATTCTGCTTTGTTGCATGTTTATGCGGCTGGTACATCTTCTTCGCCATCATGCTGGCCAGTGTCGACTTCCCGCTTGACCTGCCTC TCGTCGATTTATCCAGCATtatcaaaggcgcaagcgAGAAGCGAAAGATTAACCACGTCGAATGA
- a CDS encoding FabG, Dehydrogenase with different specificities (related to short-chain alcohol dehydrogenase), with protein sequence MATYFLTGANRGIGLEFVRQLAAKSNNTIIAGVRSKSADLSDLEALNTHSNIHIVECDVGSLDSLSGLEFRVAEILTKSGSNLDYIFNVAGINATSSDTSLTLDPKSLNEHMQTNVMGPAKIVQSLKRWLARGATVMNMSSGLGSLTVATDVTKCCTYSMSKAALNMLTLHQAKDLKAAGVRVITMDPGWVKTRMGGKGAMIEPEVSVGSMLDVINGLKDSDSGKFYRYDGAPVPW encoded by the exons ATGGCAACATACTTTCTGACAGGCGCCAACCGCGGCATCGGCTTGGAATTTGTACGCCAACTCGCCGCCAAATCAAACAATACGATCATCGCAGGCGTACGCAGCAAGTCAGCTGATCTATCCGACCTAGAAGCTTTAAACACGCACTCCAACATTCACATTGTTGAATGCGATGTCGGCAGCCTAGACTCGCTTTCTGGCCTCGAATTCCGTGTCGCCGAGATCTTAACAAAGTCCGGTAGTAACCTAGACTACATCTTCAATGTGGCGGGCATCAATGCTACTAGCAGTGATACCTCGCTGACGCTGGACCCCAAGAGCCTGAACGAGCATATGCAGACGAATGTAATGGGGCCCGCGAAGATTGTGCAAAGTCTAAAGAGGTGGCTTGCGAGAGGTGCGACGGTGATGAATATGTCTAGTGGATTGGGGTCGCTAACGGTGGCGACGGATGTTACAAAGTGCTGCACGTATAGCATGAGTAAGGCGGCTTTGAACATGTTGACCTTGCATCAAGCCAAGGACTTGAAGGCTGCCGGGGTGAGGGTTATTACTATGGATCCGGGATGG GTCAAGACACGAATGGGCGGTAAAGGCGCAATGATCGAACCTGAAGTAAGCGTCGGAAGTATGCTAGACGTGATTAATGGGCTCAAAGATTCGGATTCTGGGAAGTTTTATAGATACGATGGTGCGCCTGTGCCTTGGTAG
- a CDS encoding YppG domain containing protein yields the protein MANKGTHERDLPTLAALAEFSDKEQCYTELSFCVPNSLAFAKRLTWEQTSWIPSAIDYKFANPISAADAHLIAHHLRHQLGQTVTPSAIRNALLLGSTYDPSADGKMSKDLGTYSHIFVIFPHISTHAATDETFLKIWHDDIVKPAFDRAWADSGLVTVSGCPHDSRTRILPSRGISTTNDALSFIGFHEHFRNRNSNTVRTYWPSWQDHSSTPDIEGQYTGLRSTTYASAWTSIKGMLKDHPQLPQYQDPVLLALCRGRVFVNAWLNTHDRFRCLAQEWDKYVDSRWMQQGSFKIVEGIVMGTLDEANKMVAKDGASNIVYVGDDKGNIHERRIGDEDGEDELDDDMEGNGHQTKKAKI from the coding sequence ATGGCCAATAAAGGCACCCATGAGCGCGATCTACCTACCCTGGCTGCTCTCGCAGAGTTTTCCGACAAAGAACAATGCTACACCGAACTCTCCTTCTGCGTTCCTAATTCTCTCGCCTTTGCCAAGCGCCTCACGTGGGAGCAAACATCCTGGATTCCAAGTGCCATCGACTACAAGTTTGCGAACCCAATCAGCGCAGCTGACGCCCATCTCATCGCACATCATCTACGACACCAACTAGGTCAGACCGTTACTCCTTCAGCTATCCGAAATGCGCTGCTGCTCGGGAGCACATATGACCCCTCTGCAGATGGGAAAATGAGCAAAGACCTAGGCACATACTCCCACATCTTTGTCATCTTTCCTCATATATCTACGCACGCCGCAACAGACGAGACGTTTCTCAAAATCTGGCACGACGACATTGTCAAACCAGCTTTTGACCGCGCTTGGGCTGATAGTGGTCTCGTCACTGTGTCGGGCTGTCCTCACGACTCCAGAACCAGGATCCTACCTTCGCGCGGTATCTCTACAACCAATGACGCCTTGTCTTTCATTGGCTTCCACGAACACTTCCGCAACCGCAATTCAAACACCGTACGTACGTACTGGCCCTCGTGGCAAGATCACTCTTCCACCCCTGACATAGAAGGCCAATATACGGGTCTCCGCTCCACCACCTACGCATCAGCTTGGACGTCAATCAAGGGTATGTTGAAGGATCATCCTCAGCTACCGCAATATCAAGATCCCGTGTTGTTGGCGCTATGTAGGGGCAGGGTATTCGTTAATGCGTGGTTGAATACGCACGATCGGTTTCGCTGCTTGGCGCAGGAGTGGGATAAGTACGTTGATTCAAGATGGATGCAACAAGGTAGTTTCAAGATTGTGGAGGGAATTGTGATGGGGACTTTGGATGAGGCGAACAAGATGGTAGCGAAGGATGGGGCGAGTAACATTGTGTATGTGGGGGATGATAAGGGTAATATCCATGAGAGGCGCATTGGGGATGAGGACGGTGAGGACGAGCTTGATGATGACATGGAAGGGAATGGACATCAGACTAAGAAGGCGAAGATTTAG